Proteins from one Impatiens glandulifera chromosome 2, dImpGla2.1, whole genome shotgun sequence genomic window:
- the LOC124925858 gene encoding RNA-binding NOB1-like protein: MAASQAPPCWSAIVKQKETPCEQNKNNEPDRTATDRVFVESCKSSKGIAIAVVDANAIIQGGDKLSSFSDKFISVPEVINEVRDPTSRHRLNFLPFTVETREPLPEALKKVISFAKATGDLQTLSNVDIKLIALTYTMELQIHGAKHLRDSPPPIQTVNVKRLPEADMPGWGSNVPNSEEWEALEHEADNSTDPNSKILPLKDLNLNMILDQPQHDFDEKKAGPQESVDSFVRPITYSPKKKDIKTEGKIVAQGVDASQGECDDNGDDWLPAVSRSTHRRFLRRKARRELSDKDNRHDSVEGKSGTVETIIKEEDLSTILNDMKLEEEDEVLESIEGEGEGEEEEEQVTCFDDSMEETTSDINSNLEEYEASLEQPEEILSQTNESEQSWMLKSLSESSVACITSDFAMQNVLLQMGLRLLAPGGMQIRQLHRWILKCHACFKVTTQIGKIFCPSCGNGGTLRKVAVTVGENGIVLAARKPRVFLRGTKFSLLLPQGGRASITKNPVLREDQLPHKILYPKNKKNKQEDDIFLGDGMFLHHNDKRAPLQPPVRKAMAVFSGKRNPNDNHYNRTKNH, from the exons ATGGCTGCCTCTCAAGCACCACCTTGTTGGAGCGCAATAGTGAAACAGAAGGAAACTCCGTGCGAGCAGAATAAGAACAATGAGCCTGACCGTACTGCAACCGATCGAGTATTCGTCGAGAGCTGCAAATCGTCTAAGGGAATTGCGATCGCCGTTGTTGATGCTAACGCCATTATTCAAGGGGGAGACAAGCTCTCATCCTTTTCCGACAAATTTATCTCCGTCCCGGAGGTCATAAACGAGGTTCGAGACCCCACTTCTCGTCACCGCCTCAACTTTCTCCCCTTCACCGTCGAGACAAGGGAACCCTTGCCAGAAGCACTCAAGAAAG TGATAAGCTTTGCGAAAGCGACTGGTGACTTGcagacactttcaaatgttGATATAAAGCTCATTGCTTTGACTTATACAATGGAATTGCAAATCCATGGTGCTAAACATCTAAGAGATAGTCCTCCACCAATTCAAACAGTGAATGTCAAAAGGCTTCCTGAGGCAGACATGCCTGGATGGGGATCCAATGTTCCCAATTCGGAAGAATGGGAAGCTTTGGAACATGAAGCTGATAATTCTACTGATCCTAACTCAAAAATCCTTCCTTTAAAAGATTTGAACTTAAATATGATTCTTGATCAGCCTCAGCATGACTTTGATGAAAAAAAAGCTGGTCCTCAAGAATCAGTTGACAGTTTTGTGAGGCCTATAACATATTCTCCTAAAAAGAAAGATATTAAGACTGAAGGGAAGATTGTGGCACAAGGAGTTGACGCATCTCAAGGAGAGTGTGATGATAATGGTGATGATTGGCTGCCAGCTGTCAGCCGAAGTACTCATAGAAGGTTTCTTAGGAGAAAAGCTAGACGGGAATTGTCTGACAAAGACAACCGCCACGATTCAGTTGAGGGTAAAAGCGGTACAGTGGAGACAATAATCAAAGAAGAAGATTTGTCTACAATTTTGAACGACATGAagctggaagaagaagatgaagtacTGGAATCTatagaaggagaaggagaaggagaagaggaagaagaacaGGTTACTTGTTTTGATGATTCCATGGAAGAAACAACTTCTGATATTAATTCAAACCTTGAAGAATATGAGGCATCATTAGAACAGCCTGAGGAGATATTGAGCCAGACAAACGAAAGTGAGCAAAGCTGGAtgttgaaatcgttgtctgaaTCAAGTGTTGCTTGTATAACTAGTGATTTTGCAATGCAAAATGTTCTTCTCCAAATGGGTTTACGACTTTTAGCACCTGGAGGAATGCAGATTCGCCAGCTTCATAG GTGGATATTAAAATGCCATGCCTGTTTTAAGGTAACCACCCAAATTGGTAAGATTTTTTGCCCTAGCTGTGGTAACGGAGGTACTTTGAGAAAGGTAGCTGTTACAGTTGGAGAGAATGGCATTGTTCTTGCTGCCCGCAAACCACGTGTTTTCTTGCGTGGTACAAAG TTTTCACTGCTTTTACCCCAAGGGGGACGAGCCTCAATTACCAAAAATCCGGTTTTACGTGAAGATCAACTTCCACACAAGATCCTCTATCCCAAGAATAAAAAGAACAAACAG GAGGATGACATATTTCTTGGGGATGGAATGTTTCTTCATCACAATGATAAAAGAGCTCCACTGCAGCCACCTGTGAGGAAAGCTATGGCAGTTTTTAGTGGGAAAAGGAATCCAAATGACAACCATTACAACCgtacaaagaatcattaa